Proteins from a single region of Streptomyces spectabilis:
- a CDS encoding peptidoglycan D,D-transpeptidase FtsI family protein, protein MNKTIRHTAVFTLLLVVALLVRATWVQFHDSKALAEDKLNKRNAIKTYAHPLGDIIVAGEPITGSKRTSGGDLAYKRTYKNGALYSSVTGYSSQVYGATQLEGIFGDLLDGSDNRLKNPLDTLTNKRADPGDVVTTIDPAVQKAGYKALGDKKGAAVAIDPKTGRILGMVSTPSYDPSKISGSADGDAWKALLGDEDKPMVNRALRQPLPPGSTFKLVVAAAALEDGLYDSVDQKTASPDPYTLPGTRTSIPNEVKSAPCENASLRTALQWSCNNVFTKLAVDLGQDKLRAQAEKFGFNTQKLDVPVRAGVSLYPKGMDKASTGLTGIGQFDVTATPLQMAMVSAAIANGGELRSPHMVSKTTDADGDVLKDYDEDAGAQRVVSESTAEQLASAMRSVVEKGTATNARISGATVGGKTGTAQHGENNSKTPYAWFTSYAKGSDGKEVAVAVIVESSDAARSEVSGNGLAAPIATAMMRAALH, encoded by the coding sequence CGCGGTCTTCACGCTGCTCCTGGTGGTCGCCCTCCTCGTGCGGGCCACCTGGGTGCAGTTCCACGACTCGAAGGCGCTCGCGGAGGACAAGCTGAACAAACGGAACGCGATCAAGACGTACGCGCACCCGCTCGGCGACATCATCGTGGCCGGTGAGCCCATTACCGGCTCCAAGCGCACCTCGGGCGGTGACCTGGCGTACAAGCGCACGTACAAGAACGGAGCGCTGTATTCGTCCGTCACCGGCTACAGCTCGCAGGTGTACGGCGCCACGCAGCTCGAAGGCATCTTCGGGGACCTCCTGGACGGCAGCGACAACCGGCTGAAGAACCCGCTCGACACGCTCACCAACAAGCGTGCCGACCCCGGTGACGTCGTGACCACCATCGACCCGGCCGTCCAGAAGGCCGGGTACAAGGCGCTCGGCGACAAGAAGGGCGCCGCCGTCGCCATCGACCCCAAGACGGGCCGGATCCTCGGGATGGTCTCCACGCCGTCCTACGACCCGTCGAAGATCAGCGGCTCCGCCGACGGCGACGCCTGGAAGGCGCTCCTCGGCGACGAGGACAAGCCGATGGTGAACCGCGCCCTTCGCCAGCCGCTGCCGCCCGGCTCGACGTTCAAGCTGGTGGTCGCGGCGGCCGCCCTGGAGGACGGTCTGTACGACTCGGTCGACCAGAAGACCGCGAGCCCGGATCCGTACACGCTGCCCGGCACGCGCACGTCCATCCCGAACGAGGTCAAGTCCGCCCCCTGCGAGAACGCCTCGCTGCGCACCGCGCTCCAGTGGTCGTGCAACAACGTCTTCACCAAGCTCGCCGTCGACCTCGGCCAGGACAAGCTGCGGGCGCAGGCGGAGAAGTTCGGCTTCAACACCCAGAAGCTGGACGTGCCGGTGCGCGCGGGCGTCAGCCTGTATCCGAAGGGCATGGACAAGGCGAGCACCGGCCTCACCGGCATCGGCCAGTTCGACGTGACCGCGACGCCGCTCCAGATGGCCATGGTGTCGGCCGCGATCGCCAACGGCGGGGAGCTGCGGTCCCCGCACATGGTCTCCAAGACCACGGACGCCGACGGTGACGTCCTGAAGGACTACGACGAGGACGCGGGCGCGCAGCGCGTCGTCAGCGAGTCCACCGCCGAGCAGCTCGCATCCGCGATGCGGTCGGTCGTCGAGAAGGGCACGGCGACGAACGCGCGCATCAGCGGGGCGACCGTGGGCGGCAAGACGGGCACCGCGCAGCACGGCGAGAACAACAGCAAGACGCCGTACGCCTGGTTCACGTCCTACGCCAAGGGGTCCGACGGCAAGGAGGTCGCCGTCGCGGTCATCGTGGAGTCCTCCGACGCGGCCCGCTCCGAGGTCAGCGGCAACGGCCTGGCGGCCCCCATCGCCACCGCCATGATGCGCGCCGCACTCCACTGA
- a CDS encoding PadR family transcriptional regulator, whose product MSADRRASWFKGVLDLLVLASLTEGESYGYEIAKRLDAAGFGQIRGGTLYPVLNRLEEADLVAAEFRATEKGPGRRYYTLTPAGHRTLTEQGGLWLAFDTSVREVLGRAGVR is encoded by the coding sequence GTGAGCGCCGACCGCCGCGCGAGCTGGTTCAAGGGCGTGCTCGACCTGCTGGTCCTCGCGAGCCTCACCGAGGGCGAGAGCTACGGCTACGAGATCGCCAAGCGGCTCGACGCCGCCGGGTTCGGGCAGATCAGGGGCGGCACGCTGTACCCGGTGCTCAACCGCCTGGAGGAGGCGGATCTCGTCGCGGCGGAGTTCCGCGCCACGGAGAAGGGCCCGGGGCGGCGGTACTACACCCTGACCCCGGCCGGGCACCGGACACTCACCGAGCAGGGCGGACTGTGGCTCGCCTTCGACACCTCCGTACGCGAGGTCCTCGGACGGGCGGGTGTGCGATGA
- a CDS encoding CPBP family glutamic-type intramembrane protease produces the protein MTISPDLSMAATAIGGALAAYLLLGEPWLGRRVYASLACRRATEPGALVRYFTFTIVAWWAFAALTVAVLLLSPGTSAADLGVAAPDDLTFAVPLVLLCSVAAALSGRHFRDLAEEGKHVPGRAAIAAMLPRTARERRFAMAAAVTDGVCAELVYRGLLIAFGVGALGLPLYAAAALSLAVYALAGWYQGGTGIVVFGLFGTLLTGLYLASGSLLVPVVVHVALSARDLTIPAPEAPCAEGGTA, from the coding sequence ATGACGATCTCGCCCGACCTCTCGATGGCCGCCACGGCCATCGGGGGTGCGCTCGCCGCCTATCTGCTCCTCGGCGAGCCGTGGCTCGGCCGCCGCGTGTACGCGTCGCTCGCGTGCCGCCGGGCCACCGAACCGGGCGCCCTCGTCCGCTACTTCACCTTCACGATCGTCGCCTGGTGGGCCTTCGCGGCGCTGACCGTCGCGGTCCTGCTCCTCTCGCCCGGCACGTCGGCCGCCGACCTCGGCGTCGCGGCGCCCGACGACCTGACGTTCGCCGTGCCGCTCGTCCTGTTGTGCTCGGTCGCCGCCGCCCTGTCCGGGCGCCACTTCCGGGACCTCGCCGAGGAGGGCAAGCACGTGCCCGGCCGGGCCGCGATCGCGGCCATGCTGCCGCGGACCGCGCGGGAGCGGCGGTTCGCGATGGCCGCCGCCGTGACCGACGGCGTCTGCGCCGAACTCGTCTACCGCGGCCTGCTCATCGCCTTCGGCGTCGGCGCGCTCGGCCTGCCGCTGTACGCGGCGGCCGCGCTGAGCCTGGCGGTGTACGCGCTCGCCGGGTGGTACCAGGGCGGCACCGGCATCGTCGTCTTCGGGCTCTTCGGGACGCTCCTGACCGGCCTGTACCTGGCGTCCGGCAGCCTGCTCGTGCCCGTCGTCGTGCACGTGGCGCTCTCGGCCCGGGACCTGACGATCCCCGCGCCCGAAGCGCCCTGCGCCGAGGGCGGGACGGCGTGA
- a CDS encoding TIGR03086 family metal-binding protein gives MPEITNPQPGAVDPAGEPHELPDLRPQARLVARLAAGVTDDRLDGPTPCPDYAVRHLLGHLVGLAAAFTDAARKDLGARTDTDPSSRLPDIGADWRDELPRRLAELAEVWRDSAAWTGQTRAGGVDLPGELAGVIALNELVVHGWDLARATGQEYAPDAAGLGVSHQMLSAAATEDPAARGTLFGPPVPVPPGASVLDQVVALSGRDPLWHP, from the coding sequence ATGCCGGAGATCACGAACCCCCAGCCGGGCGCGGTGGACCCCGCGGGCGAGCCGCACGAGCTGCCGGACCTCAGGCCGCAGGCGCGCCTGGTCGCGCGCCTCGCCGCGGGCGTCACCGACGACCGGCTCGACGGGCCCACGCCCTGCCCCGACTACGCCGTGCGCCATCTGCTCGGCCACCTCGTCGGGCTCGCCGCCGCGTTCACCGACGCCGCGCGCAAGGACCTCGGGGCGCGCACCGACACCGATCCGTCGAGCAGGCTGCCCGACATCGGTGCCGACTGGCGCGACGAGCTGCCGCGCCGCCTCGCCGAGCTGGCGGAGGTGTGGCGCGACTCGGCCGCGTGGACCGGGCAGACCCGGGCGGGCGGCGTGGACCTGCCCGGCGAGCTCGCCGGGGTCATCGCCCTGAACGAACTCGTCGTGCACGGCTGGGACCTGGCGCGGGCCACGGGCCAGGAGTACGCGCCGGACGCGGCGGGCCTCGGCGTCTCCCACCAGATGCTGTCCGCCGCCGCGACGGAGGACCCGGCGGCGCGGGGCACGCTCTTCGGACCGCCGGTGCCCGTCCCCCCTGGGGCTTCCGTCCTCGACCAGGTCGTCGCCCTCAGCGGCCGCGACCCGCTCTGGCACCCGTAG
- a CDS encoding S28 family serine protease yields the protein MRNKGISALVCAGLTAGVAVLATAGTATARDGAGQTGAVRADSVRAGSTASATAEDVRERLEKIPGMTVVSVTDKEGYPFYSLTYRQPVDHKRPHKATFTQRLTLWHKSTDRPTVLYTTGYGIGSGTSAVTRLLDANQVSLEHRYFLQSRPQGAAGDDWTKMTVQQEAADEHRLTQALRSIEKGKWIGTGASKGGMTATYHERFYPEDLDAVVAFVAPNDKNNRDDSGYERFFATVGTKECRAALNAVQREMLVRRDALLPKFEADAKANGQTFEETLGTTDRAYEFAVLDQVWNFWQSGSIDNCATVPDAKKATDDELYSWSKGHGLSVYYDEDLGVNSSGPYYRQAATQLGWADLKFKHLKGVRHYPDIYQPNSVLPAAMRGSYNNATIADVDRWVKTRGQRMMFIYGENDPWSAEKFTPSHRDSYRYEVPGANHGASIAKLPEPQQSRVIATIKRWADVK from the coding sequence GTGCGCAACAAGGGGATATCCGCGCTGGTCTGCGCCGGGCTCACGGCGGGCGTCGCGGTGCTCGCCACCGCCGGGACCGCGACCGCGCGGGACGGGGCCGGACAGACGGGGGCCGTACGGGCGGACTCCGTACGGGCCGGGTCCACGGCGTCCGCCACGGCGGAGGACGTCCGCGAACGCCTGGAGAAGATACCGGGGATGACGGTCGTCTCCGTGACGGACAAGGAGGGCTACCCCTTCTACTCCTTGACCTACCGTCAGCCGGTGGACCACAAGCGTCCGCACAAGGCCACGTTCACCCAGCGCCTGACGCTGTGGCACAAGTCGACGGACAGGCCGACCGTCCTGTACACCACCGGCTACGGCATCGGCTCCGGCACCAGCGCCGTCACCAGACTCCTGGACGCCAACCAGGTCAGCCTCGAACACCGCTACTTCCTCCAGTCCCGCCCCCAGGGTGCGGCGGGCGACGACTGGACGAAGATGACCGTCCAGCAGGAGGCGGCCGACGAGCACCGCCTCACCCAGGCCCTGCGCTCCATCGAGAAGGGCAAGTGGATCGGCACCGGCGCCAGCAAGGGCGGCATGACGGCCACGTACCACGAGCGCTTCTACCCCGAGGACCTGGACGCCGTGGTCGCGTTCGTCGCGCCCAACGACAAGAACAACCGGGACGACTCCGGCTACGAGCGCTTCTTCGCGACCGTGGGCACCAAGGAGTGCCGCGCGGCCCTGAACGCCGTGCAGCGCGAGATGCTCGTCCGCCGCGACGCGCTCCTGCCCAAGTTCGAGGCGGACGCGAAGGCGAACGGCCAGACCTTCGAGGAGACGCTCGGCACCACCGACCGCGCCTATGAGTTCGCGGTCCTCGACCAGGTGTGGAACTTCTGGCAGTCGGGCAGCATCGACAACTGCGCCACCGTGCCCGACGCGAAGAAGGCCACGGACGACGAGCTCTACTCCTGGTCGAAGGGGCACGGCCTGAGCGTCTACTACGACGAGGACCTCGGCGTGAACAGCTCGGGCCCCTACTACCGCCAGGCCGCCACCCAGCTCGGCTGGGCCGACCTGAAGTTCAAGCACCTCAAGGGCGTGCGCCACTACCCGGACATCTACCAGCCGAACTCGGTCCTGCCCGCCGCCATGCGCGGCTCGTACAACAACGCGACGATCGCCGACGTCGACCGCTGGGTGAAGACCCGGGGCCAGCGGATGATGTTCATCTACGGCGAGAACGACCCGTGGAGCGCGGAGAAGTTCACCCCGAGCCACCGCGACTCGTACCGCTACGAGGTGCCGGGCGCCAACCACGGCGCGTCCATAGCGAAGCTGCCCGAGCCGCAGCAGTCGCGGGTCATCGCGACGATCAAGCGCTGGGCGGACGTGAAGTGA
- a CDS encoding 5-dehydro-4-deoxyglucarate dehydratase → MTSGRSGRSASLASRLRVPSGPLFFPVTPFGPGGSVDVEALRTHVRRGVEAGAAAVFACCGTGEFHALTPEEYQECVAAAVAETAGRVPVVAGTGYGTALAVRYARLAEDAGADGLLALPPYLVVAAQEGLLRHYAELAAATSLDVIVYQRDNAVFTPGTVVGLARTEGVIGFKDGVGDLDLMQRIVSAVRTEGPGDFLYFNGLPTAELTGLAYRGIGVSLYSSAVFCFLPDLALAFHRALNSGDDATAARLVDGFYRPFVELRAQGRGYAVSLVKAGVRLGGLDVGGVRPPLHEPADDHVKRLAELIERGRALVAEAGA, encoded by the coding sequence GTGACGTCAGGCAGGTCAGGTCGGTCAGCATCCCTCGCCTCCCGGCTCCGCGTTCCCAGCGGGCCGCTGTTCTTCCCCGTCACCCCCTTCGGGCCCGGCGGATCCGTGGACGTCGAGGCGCTGCGCACGCATGTGCGCCGGGGGGTGGAGGCGGGTGCGGCGGCGGTGTTCGCCTGCTGCGGCACGGGCGAGTTCCACGCGCTGACGCCCGAGGAGTACCAGGAGTGCGTCGCCGCCGCCGTCGCGGAGACCGCGGGCCGCGTCCCGGTGGTCGCGGGCACCGGGTACGGCACCGCGCTCGCCGTGCGGTACGCGCGCCTCGCCGAGGACGCGGGCGCCGACGGGCTGCTCGCGCTGCCGCCCTACCTGGTCGTCGCCGCCCAGGAGGGCCTGCTGCGGCACTACGCCGAACTGGCCGCGGCGACCTCGCTCGACGTCATCGTCTACCAGCGCGACAACGCCGTGTTCACGCCCGGCACGGTCGTCGGGCTCGCCCGCACCGAAGGGGTCATCGGCTTCAAGGACGGCGTCGGCGACCTCGACCTGATGCAGCGGATCGTCAGCGCCGTACGCACCGAAGGCCCCGGCGACTTCCTGTACTTCAACGGCCTGCCCACCGCCGAGCTGACCGGCCTCGCCTACCGCGGCATCGGCGTGAGCCTGTACTCGTCGGCCGTGTTCTGCTTCCTGCCCGACCTCGCGCTGGCCTTCCACCGCGCGCTGAACTCCGGCGACGACGCGACGGCGGCCCGTCTGGTCGACGGCTTCTACCGGCCCTTCGTGGAACTGCGCGCCCAGGGCAGGGGCTACGCGGTCTCGCTGGTCAAGGCGGGCGTGCGGCTCGGCGGCCTTGACGTCGGCGGGGTACGGCCGCCGCTGCACGAGCCGGCCGACGACCACGTCAAGCGCCTGGCCGAACTCATCGAGCGGGGCCGGGCCCTGGTGGCGGAGGCCGGGGCGTGA
- a CDS encoding NAD-dependent epimerase/dehydratase family protein: MPAPRTVLLTGAAGGLGTLMRDLLPAYGYRLRLLDLRPVEGEPDALTVDLADRAALREAVRGVDAVLHLAGISLESSFDKILKANIEGTYHLYEAVREEGVERVVLASSNHAVGFTPRPVGADPLIPVDAPRRPDTYYGLSKSFGEDLAQFYWDKHGVQTVSVRIGACFAEPVDVRMLSVWMSPDDGARLFHAALTAPDVGHTVVYGSSANTRLWWDLEPARALGYEPRDDSERFAAKLVAEQGELDPANPDHAHLGGRFCTNPPVWPY, translated from the coding sequence ATGCCCGCTCCCCGCACCGTCCTGCTGACCGGCGCCGCCGGCGGTCTCGGCACCCTGATGCGCGACCTGCTGCCCGCGTACGGCTACCGGCTGCGCCTGCTCGACCTGCGCCCGGTCGAGGGCGAGCCCGACGCGCTCACCGTCGACCTCGCCGACCGGGCGGCCCTTCGCGAGGCCGTGCGCGGCGTGGACGCGGTGCTCCACCTCGCGGGCATCTCCCTGGAGTCCAGCTTCGACAAGATCCTGAAGGCCAACATCGAAGGCACGTACCACCTCTACGAGGCGGTGCGCGAGGAGGGCGTGGAGCGCGTCGTCCTCGCCTCCTCCAACCACGCGGTGGGCTTCACCCCGCGCCCGGTCGGCGCGGACCCGCTGATCCCCGTCGACGCGCCGCGCCGCCCCGACACCTACTACGGCCTGTCGAAGTCCTTCGGCGAGGACCTGGCCCAGTTCTACTGGGACAAGCACGGCGTGCAGACGGTGTCCGTGCGGATCGGCGCCTGCTTCGCCGAGCCCGTCGACGTCCGGATGCTGTCGGTGTGGATGTCCCCCGACGACGGCGCGCGGCTCTTCCACGCGGCGCTCACCGCCCCGGACGTCGGACACACCGTCGTGTACGGCTCGTCCGCCAACACCCGGCTGTGGTGGGACCTGGAGCCCGCGCGGGCGCTCGGGTACGAACCCCGTGACGACTCCGAGCGGTTCGCGGCCAAGCTCGTCGCGGAGCAGGGGGAGCTCGACCCCGCCAACCCCGACCACGCCCACCTCGGCGGCCGCTTCTGCACGAACCCGCCAGTGTGGCCGTATTGA
- a CDS encoding alpha/beta hydrolase family protein — MTGTRNTARGRAAATVLALALALPLAGASGALAAPSAPDRTTAEAPATRPELPRPTGKYAVGRDTLHLVDKSRKDLWDPTKPRELMASVYYPASGEGGRATAYTSLASARALITYYKLDVSPAAYSSTRTYARAGAPAARGRFPLVLLSPGFTAPRSTLTHLAEDLASRGYVVATVDHAHEAAGGEFEGGRMPPCLGCDPDSTVPGSRITENRAQDLSYVLDRLVGGKSGKAGESTEGAEPAWRRAKMIDPERIGSGGHSIGGAATMALMNTDRRVRAGTNMDGGIQIKPEGLRGRPFLMLGTQQTTQPDDPYDWAGAWPLMDGWKRWLAVAGSGHFTFTDAPVVLQQLGDVDPDAPISGKRSAEITRAYIGAFYDQHLRGIKRPLLEGPTPGNPEVTFHQP; from the coding sequence ATGACTGGGACCCGAAACACCGCGCGCGGCCGTGCCGCCGCGACCGTGCTCGCGCTGGCCCTCGCCCTGCCGCTCGCGGGGGCCTCGGGGGCGCTCGCCGCGCCCTCCGCCCCCGACCGGACCACCGCCGAGGCGCCCGCCACCCGGCCCGAACTCCCGCGCCCCACCGGCAAGTACGCCGTCGGCCGCGACACCCTGCACCTCGTCGACAAGAGCCGCAAGGACCTGTGGGACCCGACGAAGCCGCGCGAGCTGATGGCGTCGGTGTACTACCCGGCGTCAGGAGAGGGCGGGCGCGCCACCGCGTACACGTCCCTCGCCTCCGCGCGCGCCCTGATCACGTACTACAAGCTCGACGTCTCGCCCGCCGCCTACAGCTCGACGCGCACCTACGCCCGCGCCGGGGCGCCCGCCGCGCGGGGCAGGTTCCCGCTCGTGCTCCTCTCGCCCGGCTTCACCGCGCCGCGCTCGACGCTCACGCACCTCGCCGAGGACCTGGCGAGCCGGGGCTACGTCGTGGCGACCGTCGACCACGCCCACGAAGCCGCGGGCGGGGAGTTCGAGGGCGGCCGCATGCCGCCGTGCCTGGGCTGCGACCCGGACTCGACCGTTCCGGGGTCACGCATCACCGAGAACCGGGCCCAGGACCTGTCGTATGTCCTGGACCGCCTCGTCGGCGGGAAGTCCGGCAAGGCCGGCGAGTCCACCGAGGGGGCCGAGCCGGCCTGGCGGCGCGCGAAGATGATCGACCCCGAGCGGATCGGATCGGGCGGCCACTCCATCGGCGGCGCCGCCACCATGGCCCTGATGAACACCGACCGCCGGGTGCGGGCGGGCACGAACATGGACGGCGGCATCCAGATCAAGCCCGAAGGCCTGCGCGGCCGCCCCTTCCTGATGCTCGGCACCCAGCAGACCACGCAGCCGGACGACCCCTACGACTGGGCGGGCGCCTGGCCCCTGATGGACGGCTGGAAGCGCTGGCTCGCGGTCGCCGGGTCCGGGCACTTCACGTTCACCGACGCCCCGGTCGTACTCCAGCAGCTCGGTGACGTCGACCCCGACGCGCCGATCTCCGGCAAGCGCTCCGCGGAGATCACCCGCGCCTACATCGGCGCCTTCTACGACCAGCACCTGCGCGGCATCAAGCGACCGCTCCTGGAAGGCCCGACCCCCGGCAACCCGGAGGTGACCTTCCACCAGCCCTGA
- a CDS encoding DeoR/GlpR family DNA-binding transcription regulator has translation MTAEERQRQIVRTARRSGSVDVSALAVELGVAKETVRRDLRALEDHGLVRRTHGGAYPVESSGFETTLAFRTTMHVPEKRRVAAAAAELLGDAETVFVDEGFTPQLIAEALPKNRELTVITASLATASSLAAADHVTVLLLGGRVRSGTLATVDHWTTRMLAGFVIDLAFIGSNGISREHGLTTPDPAVSEVKAQAMRASRRVVFTGVHTKFGAASFCRFASVGDLEAIVTSTRLPASEAHRYALLGPQVIRV, from the coding sequence ATGACGGCGGAGGAGCGACAGCGGCAGATCGTCCGCACGGCCCGCCGCTCGGGGTCCGTCGACGTCAGCGCGCTCGCCGTCGAGCTGGGCGTCGCGAAGGAGACCGTGCGCCGCGATCTGCGCGCCCTGGAGGACCACGGTCTGGTCCGGCGCACCCACGGCGGCGCCTATCCGGTGGAGAGCTCGGGCTTCGAGACCACCCTCGCGTTCCGTACGACCATGCACGTGCCGGAGAAGCGGCGGGTGGCGGCCGCCGCGGCCGAGCTGCTCGGCGACGCCGAGACCGTGTTCGTCGACGAGGGCTTCACCCCGCAGCTGATCGCCGAGGCACTGCCGAAGAACCGCGAGCTGACCGTGATCACCGCGTCGCTCGCCACGGCGAGCAGCCTCGCCGCGGCCGACCACGTCACCGTGCTGCTCCTCGGCGGCCGGGTCCGCTCCGGGACCCTCGCGACGGTCGACCACTGGACGACCCGCATGCTGGCGGGCTTCGTCATCGACCTCGCCTTCATCGGCTCCAACGGCATCTCCCGCGAACACGGGCTCACCACCCCCGACCCGGCGGTCAGCGAGGTGAAGGCGCAGGCGATGCGGGCGTCGCGACGGGTCGTGTTCACAGGTGTGCACACCAAGTTCGGGGCGGCGAGCTTCTGCAGGTTCGCGTCCGTCGGCGATCTGGAGGCCATCGTCACGAGCACCCGCCTGCCCGCGTCCGAAGCCCACCGCTACGCACTCCTCGGACCGCAGGTCATCCGCGTCTGA
- a CDS encoding ABC transporter substrate-binding protein, with amino-acid sequence MRTQSRRRPRPLLAAAAAGMLLAPPLSGCWAGAGGSGSGGDAVNVLMVNNPQMIELQKLTAAHFTEETGIKVNFTVLPENDVRDKISQDFANQAGQYDVATLSNYEIPIYARNGWLRQLGPYARKDRAFDQNDILPPMRQSLTGEDGKLYGEPFYGESSFLMYRKDVFEKAGLTMPARPTWRQVADLAAKVDGAQDGMKGICLRGLPGWGEVMAPLTTVVNTFGGTWFDKDWKARLDSPAFERATRFYVDLVREHGQSGAAQSGYAECLNNLTQGKTAMWYDATAAAGSLESAKSPVKGKIGYVAAPVERTPSSGWLYTWAWGLQKASRNQDKAWKFISWASGKEYEELVGEKIGWSNVPAGKRASTYADPRYRKEAAAFQSVTRAAIAGARPRDPGVQPRPAPGIQFVGIPEFTDLGTKVSQEISAAIAGRTSVDAALGRAQDLAEKISEEYEGR; translated from the coding sequence ATGCGTACCCAGAGCCGACGGAGGCCGCGGCCCCTGCTCGCCGCTGCCGCCGCCGGGATGCTGCTCGCCCCGCCGCTGTCCGGCTGCTGGGCCGGCGCGGGCGGCTCCGGATCCGGCGGCGACGCCGTCAACGTCCTGATGGTGAACAACCCGCAGATGATCGAGTTGCAGAAGCTCACGGCCGCCCACTTCACCGAGGAGACGGGCATCAAGGTCAACTTCACCGTGCTGCCCGAGAACGACGTCCGCGACAAGATCAGCCAGGACTTCGCCAACCAGGCGGGCCAGTACGACGTGGCGACGCTCAGCAACTACGAGATCCCCATCTACGCCAGGAACGGCTGGCTGCGCCAGCTCGGTCCGTACGCGCGCAAGGACCGCGCCTTCGACCAGAACGACATCCTGCCGCCGATGCGCCAGTCCCTCACCGGCGAGGACGGCAAGCTCTACGGAGAGCCCTTCTACGGCGAGTCGTCCTTCCTGATGTACCGCAAGGACGTCTTCGAGAAGGCCGGGCTCACCATGCCCGCGCGCCCCACCTGGCGGCAGGTCGCCGACCTCGCCGCGAAGGTCGACGGTGCCCAGGACGGCATGAAGGGCATCTGCCTGCGCGGCCTGCCCGGCTGGGGCGAGGTCATGGCACCGCTGACGACCGTCGTGAACACCTTCGGCGGCACCTGGTTCGACAAGGACTGGAAGGCGCGCCTCGACTCCCCCGCCTTCGAGCGGGCCACCCGCTTCTACGTGGACCTCGTACGCGAGCACGGACAGTCCGGGGCGGCGCAGTCCGGGTACGCGGAGTGCCTCAACAACCTCACCCAGGGCAAGACCGCCATGTGGTACGACGCCACGGCCGCCGCCGGCTCGCTCGAATCCGCCAAGTCGCCGGTCAAGGGGAAGATCGGCTACGTGGCCGCGCCCGTGGAGCGGACCCCGAGCTCCGGCTGGCTCTACACCTGGGCCTGGGGCCTGCAGAAGGCCTCCCGGAACCAGGACAAGGCCTGGAAGTTCATCTCCTGGGCATCCGGCAAGGAGTACGAGGAACTCGTCGGCGAGAAGATCGGCTGGTCCAACGTGCCCGCGGGCAAACGCGCCTCCACGTACGCCGACCCGCGCTACCGCAAGGAGGCGGCCGCCTTCCAGAGCGTGACGCGCGCCGCCATCGCGGGCGCGCGGCCGCGCGACCCGGGCGTGCAGCCCCGGCCCGCGCCCGGCATCCAGTTCGTCGGCATCCCCGAGTTCACCGACCTCGGCACGAAGGTCTCGCAGGAGATCAGCGCGGCCATCGCCGGACGCACCTCCGTCGACGCGGCCCTCGGCAGGGCCCAGGACCTCGCCGAGAAGATCTCCGAGGAGTACGAGGGACGATGA
- a CDS encoding carbohydrate ABC transporter permease: protein MTATTTATPAHAAEPAAAPRPSPRLRAWVTRAPLLPALIFMIAVTQLPFVATLVISFFDWNALYPDARAFTGLANYQEVLTDADLRKSVLTTIVLTATVVLASLVIGLGLALLLDRRFRGRGVVRTLLIAPFLLVPVAAALLWKHVLYNPEYGLFNGVLHWVGGDGATQPDWISNTPLLAVELALIWQWTPFMMLILLAGLQSRDPELIEAARMDGAGNWQVFRHLTFPHLRRYLELGGLLGSIYIVQNFDAVFTITSGGLGTANLPYTVYQSFYQAHENGLASAAGVLVVIGSIVIATFALRVVSSLFREEASRA from the coding sequence ATGACCGCCACGACGACCGCCACCCCCGCGCACGCGGCGGAGCCCGCCGCCGCGCCGCGCCCCTCGCCCCGGCTGCGCGCCTGGGTCACCCGGGCCCCGCTGCTCCCCGCCCTCATCTTCATGATCGCCGTGACCCAGCTGCCGTTCGTGGCCACGCTCGTGATCTCGTTCTTCGACTGGAACGCGCTCTACCCCGACGCGCGCGCTTTCACCGGCCTCGCCAACTACCAAGAGGTCCTCACGGACGCCGACCTGCGCAAGTCCGTCCTGACGACGATCGTCCTGACGGCGACGGTGGTCCTCGCGAGCCTCGTCATCGGGCTCGGCCTCGCGCTGCTCCTGGACCGCAGGTTCCGCGGCCGGGGCGTGGTCCGCACCCTGCTCATCGCGCCGTTCCTGCTCGTCCCGGTCGCGGCGGCCCTGCTGTGGAAGCACGTCCTCTACAACCCCGAGTACGGCCTGTTCAACGGGGTCCTGCACTGGGTGGGCGGCGACGGCGCCACCCAGCCCGACTGGATCTCCAACACCCCGCTGCTCGCCGTCGAGCTGGCCCTGATCTGGCAGTGGACGCCGTTCATGATGCTGATCCTGCTGGCCGGGCTGCAGAGCCGTGACCCCGAACTCATCGAGGCGGCCCGGATGGACGGCGCGGGCAACTGGCAGGTGTTCCGCCATCTGACCTTCCCCCATCTGCGCCGCTACCTCGAACTGGGCGGGCTGCTCGGCTCGATCTACATCGTGCAGAACTTCGACGCCGTCTTCACGATCACCTCCGGCGGCCTCGGCACCGCGAACCTGCCCTACACCGTCTACCAGAGCTTCTACCAGGCCCACGAGAACGGTCTGGCGTCCGCCGCCGGTGTGCTCGTCGTCATCGGCTCGATCGTCATCGCGACCTTCGCGCTGCGCGTGGTGTCGTCACTGTTCCGCGAGGAGGCGTCCCGCGCATGA